In Crassostrea angulata isolate pt1a10 chromosome 4, ASM2561291v2, whole genome shotgun sequence, one genomic interval encodes:
- the LOC128180024 gene encoding toll-like receptor 6: MNILNVNVFYIVMASTIVISNGGLLVNGSNICSFPECKINVDGERTSGFSTSDQSPTNNIEKKVVIENNYNCSINTTSLFSLLNVNTDYGLISFECLSAVWLQFYSDEILPNNVTFSTIKISTCRFTLDSYFVLKKNFGKISSLALKDTTISVQKNPCDSIHSSKDMCSVLSSVNLFSLEGSTSNYVQHNLTFLVSCPHSYTSVKTLLMQGIPMDLRTISVLEKKFPNLQRLEISYSNITMPPRFPWNEENEYSKENISKDLKSANRENTVFDKKFTPSLTLKNNNIRDLRNFAFNGNLLILDLSCNGLRHINETTFTGLMELERLNLRNNSLNTISRNLFKLLQNLQHLDLSSNNLKEISKEVFSDTKNLKYLDLSYNKIKTVEENAFGGLPSLEEINLRSNEIKHLPDNLFIAASLKLKNILIDMNPLENIPLSILYIRTLEKASFRNTNIHLRNINEMLYRINWYSLQMSVITSSPGTIDKVFFKTSEKLRIIDLSGSKLENFYLAPLEGYKESGSIVQMKNKKNVVQKIFLLIVKYFEFILDGIKFTCDCRINEFNRIILQAKERGEFSGTEYIFQKLKCSTPDEMKNELVVNIKESDTYCKKIVPHCPYNCTCFERHVSKVIIVDCRNRGYFFLPNRLPNGILDIWFQHNNVSVLENVEYLNRTRHLSLSSNQIHEIKTKALDRIMNLKHLFLDSNNLVTLPRELQKTNIDFIDIKHNPFKCDCKSLWMKHWIIKKSKYILDIADVTCNVDNESEQGTKFINIPDVDFVCIEDYDSIKDGIIPTTASTLAVLLSLIGICLLYVFRFEAKVLTFLYLGIHPFDLDDDEGREPVDVLVIHVPGLTQWVMDNIVTYLEKQKSQYVVCEIMRDFIPGFSFQENISSIVKNSKRLILVVSPEFSLEGQMLKLIWNEAQEKIKTLRHNYVVTVLYNVRFRKTTNKEMARFAKNSNIIKWNDRLFGQKLLYCMPVHKGFSDIDVKDKKLPNIQNCVMNMYGDITLRQEVYDRHVFISYSETEINCMLNDIKPVLDEIGYTLWLPDRDFIPGASKEENILKAIDSCLHTLFFVSENHLLDEWSVFTFRTAFEKSLRSKSNHLIVILSENVDIDELDEEIKNLVSTHVILQIGEEWFVQKLLNSLSDAKPCVRCVEDEAQIVEIFNFENDIQSVTDSMLFESSEDSDTDVNNDDDVIENNRDEINEDEELKEEADNAQINIVVENNFDVPSDDTRSCSLNMNENESIQNTREDNSSLSYEENSEIDSSSDTDESEDENKIRTEVNQSSIHLNVSDETLLCGKSLQMNIKDSMCLNVKEEDESLSDIQNVNVFEVRLENHGHTDIPYYGVSCEHYQITAPHNPSNCEEVSDSDNYTDSENDDKEM; encoded by the coding sequence ATGAACatcttaaatgttaatgttttttaCATCGTCATGGCATCAACGATCGTTATCTCTAATGGTGGATTATTGGTCAATGGCAGCAACATATGTTCTTTTCCGGAGTGTAAAATAAACGTAGATGGAGAAAGGACTTCGGGGTTCTCTACAAGCGACCAATCACCAACCAACAACATTGAGAAAAAAGTagttattgaaaataattacaaTTGTTCCATTAACACAACGTCATTGTTTAGTCTTTTGAACGTAAATACTGACTATGGATTGATTTCCTTTGAATGTTTATCGGCTGTATGGCTGCAGTTTTATTCTGATGAAATACTTCCGAACAACGTTACTTTTTCGACcataaaaatttcaacatgTCGTTTCACTTTGGATTCCTATTTTGTGTTGAAGAAGAACTTCGGCAAAATTAGCTCTTTAGCATTAAAGGATACAACAATATCCGTTCAAAAAAATCCCTGTGATAGCATTCATTCGAGCAAAGATATGTGTAGCGTGTTGTCATCTGTAAACTTATTTTCCCTGGAAGGATCAACATCAAATTATGTACAACATAATCTCACGTTTCTAGTCAGTTGTCCCCATTCATATACTTCAGTTAAAACGCTATTAATGCAAGGTATTCCAATGGATCTACGAACAATATCCGTTCTTGAAAAAAAGTTCCCAAATTTGCAGAGGTTGGAAATTTCGTATTCAAACATAACAATGCCACCAAGGTTTCCATGGAATGAAGAAAATGAATattcaaaagaaaacatttcaaaagatttaaaaagtGCCAATCGGGAAAATACTGTATTTGACAAGAAATTTACACCTTCACTAAcgctaaaaaataataacatacgCGATTTAAGAAATTTTGCATTTAACGGAAACTTGCTAATATTGGATTTGTCTTGTAATGGACTTCGACATATTAATGAAACTACTTTCACTGGCCTTATGGAGTTGGAACGTTTAAACCTGAGAAATAATTCACTGAATACCATTTCAAGGAATTTATTCAAACTGCTGCAGAATTTGCAACATTTGGATTTGAGTTCTAATAACCTAAAAGAAATTTCTAAGGAGGTATTTTCGGATACCAAGAATTTAAAGTACTTGGatttatcatataataaaatcaaaactgtCGAAGAAAATGCGTTTGGAGGATTACCTAGTTtagaagaaataaatttaagatCTAACGAAATAAAGCACCTGCCAGACAATTTGTTCATTGCCGCCTctttaaagttgaaaaatatactCATTGATATGAATCCACTAGAAAACATTCCTTTATCTATACTTTACATTCGAACTTTGGAAAAAGCGAGTTTTCGGAACACAAATATTCACCTACGTAATATCAACGAAATGTTGTACAGAATAAATTGGTATTCTCTACAAATGAGTGTAATCACATCTTCACCAGGTACTATAGATaaagtatttttcaaaacatcaGAGAAACTCAGAATAATAGATCTGTCTGGATcaaaacttgaaaatttttatCTGGCACCGCTGGAAGGCTACAAAGAGTCTGGTTCAATCGTGCaaatgaagaataaaaaaaatgttgttcaaaaaATTTTTCTGTTAATTGTCAAGTACTTTGAATTCATTTTAGACGGAATCAAATTCACGTGTGATTGCAGAATCAACGAGTTTAATAGGATTATCCTTCAGGCAAAAGAACGTGGTGAGTTTTCCGGAACtgaatatatttttcagaaattaaaatgttcTACGCCGGACGAAATGAAGAATGAACTGGTTGTCAATATCAAGGAATCAGATACTTACTGCAAAAAAATTGTTCCACATTGTCCATATAACTGCACTTGTTTTGAGCGACACGTTAGTAAGGTTATCATCGTTGACTGTCGGAATCGTGGTTACTTCTTCCTTCCGAATCGACTTCCAAATGGAATTCTTGATATATGGTTTCAACATAATAACGTGTCTGTTTTGGAAAATGTTGAATACTTAAATCGTACACGACATCTTTCACTTTCGAGCAACCAAATTCACGAAATAAAAACTAAAGCATTGGATCGAATAATGAATCTTAAACATCTTTTCTTGGATTCCAATAATCTAGTGACGTTACCACGAGAATTACAGAAGACGAACATAGATTTCATCGATATCAAACACAATCCATTTAAATGTGATTGCAAGTCACTTTGGATGAAACACTGGattataaagaaatcaaaatatatcttGGATATCGCAGATGTTACTTGTAATGTTGACAATGAGAGCGAACAGGGTACAAAATTCATCAATATTCCAGACGTTGACTTTGTCTGCATTGAAGATTATGACTCTATTAAAGATGGCATCATCCCAACCACAGCAAGTACACTTGCAGTTCTGCTTAGTTTGATAGGAATCTGTTTGTTGTATGTATTTAGATTTGAGGCAAAAGTTCTTACATTTCTCTATTTGGGCATCCATCCATTTGATTTGGATGATGATGAAGGCAGAGAACCCGTGGATGTTCTTGTTATTCACGTTCCAGGTTTAACACAGTGGGTGATGGACAACATAGTCACATATCTTGAAAAGCAAAAAAGTCAATACGTCGTATGCGAAATCATGAGGGATTTCATTCCAGGGTTttcttttcaagaaaatatttctAGCATCGTAAAAAATAGTAAACGACTTATATTGGTGGTGTCTCCAGAATTTTCATTGGAAGGACAGATGTTAAAACTTATATGGAACGAAGCACAAGAGAAAATTAAAACCTTACGACATAATTATGTTGTAACCGTGCTTTATAACGTACGATTTAGAAAAACAACCAACAAAGAAATGGCACGATTTGCTAAGAatagtaatattataaaatggaACGATAGATTGTTTGGTCAAAAACTTCTTTATTGTATGCCTGTTCATAAAGGATTCAGTGATATCGATGTGAAAGATAAGAAGTTACCTAACATACAAAACTGTGTTATGAACATGTACGGTGACATTACATTAAGACAAGAAGTTTACGATCgccatgtttttatttcatactcCGAAACAGAAATCAACTGCATGCTTAACGATATTAAACCTGTTCTTGATGAAATAGGTTACACTTTATGGCTTCCCGACCGGGATTTTATACCAGGGGCAtcaaaggaagaaaatattctCAAAGCAATTGACAGCTGCCTTCACACACTATTCTTTGTGTCAGAGAACCACCTGCTAGACGAGTGGTCAGTTTTCACTTTTCGAACTGCTTTTGAAAAATCTTTAAGGTCCAAAAGTAATCATTTGATTGTTATTTTGAGTGAAAATGTAGATATCGACGAGCTTGACGAGGaaattaaaaatcttgtaaGTACTCACGTAATTCTGCAAATCGGTGAGGAATGGTTTGTGCAAAAACTTTTGAATTCTTTATCAGATGCTAAACCTTGTGTACGATGTGTCGAGGATGAGGCTCAAATAgtagaaatatttaattttgaaaacgataTCCAAAGCGTAACAGATAGCATGTTGTTTGAATCATCAGAAGATAGTGACACTGACGTTAATAATGATGATGACGTTATAGAGAACAACAGAGACGAAATTAACGAGGATGAGGAACTAAAGGAAGAGGCTGACAATGCACAAATCAACATTGTCGTCGAAAATAACTTTGATGTACCAAGCGATGATACTAGAAGTTGCAGTttaaatatgaatgaaaatgaaagtatacAAAACACTCGTGAGGACAATTCAAGCTTGTCATACGAAGAGAATAGTGAAATAGATTCGTCCTCAGATACCGACGAAAGTGAAGACGAAAACAAAATTAGGACTGAAGTAAATCAAAGCAGCATTCACTTGAACGTAAGTGATGAAACATTGTTATGCGGCAAGTCCCTACAAATGAACATCAAAGACAGTATGTGCTTGAATGTTAAAGAGGAGGACGAAAGCTTGTCGGACATTCAGAATGTCAATGTATTTGAGGTGAGGTTAGAAAATCATGGACATACTGACATTCCGTATTATGGAGTCAGTTGTGAACATTACCAAATAACAGCTCCTCATAACCCTTCTAACTGTGAAGAAGTCAGCGACAGTGACAACTATACTGACTCAGAAAATGATGataaagaaatgtaa